From a single Planococcus shenhongbingii genomic region:
- the ybaK gene encoding Cys-tRNA(Pro) deacylase: MAKKIVKTNAARILDKEKIAHEVLQYDPEDGKIDGVSVAAKIGFSPEMVYKTLVAAGNSKQNYVFVVPVAEELDLKAAAKAAGEKKIEMVPVKEILGLTGYVRGGCSPLGMKKAFPTFIAEQAESLDEIIVSAGKIGMQLKLAPDDLIQATGGRYAAIVIAG; encoded by the coding sequence GTGGCAAAGAAAATCGTGAAAACCAATGCAGCGCGCATATTGGATAAAGAGAAAATTGCGCACGAAGTTCTGCAATATGATCCTGAAGACGGCAAGATCGATGGCGTTTCGGTTGCGGCCAAAATCGGTTTTTCACCGGAGATGGTCTACAAAACTTTAGTAGCTGCCGGGAACTCAAAACAGAATTATGTCTTTGTGGTTCCGGTGGCGGAAGAGCTGGATTTGAAAGCCGCAGCCAAAGCAGCAGGCGAGAAGAAAATAGAAATGGTTCCTGTGAAGGAGATTTTAGGCCTGACCGGCTATGTTCGCGGCGGCTGCTCACCGCTTGGCATGAAAAAAGCATTTCCAACCTTTATCGCTGAACAAGCGGAATCGTTGGATGAAATCATCGTTTCTGCTGGAAAAATCGGCATGCAATTAAAACTGGCCCCTGACGATTTGATCCAAGCGACTGGCGGCCGCTATGCTGCTATTGTGATTGCTGGTTAA
- a CDS encoding class I SAM-dependent DNA methyltransferase, which produces MGREFVEIFDEWVHTYDDSVYGKDKEYEDVFVKYDEILQAVADLAISPVVEFGVGTGNLTEKLLVRGLEVTGIEPNEAMREVTAGKLADLKLIDGDFLQFDDNIKAKTFVSTYAFHHLTDEEKAQAFQLYAEKLPAGGKVVFADTVFESLEAKQQKIEFEASRGYVNLVEDLNREYYTTLPAMKELIEAAGFSVEFTRLNGYVWLIDATKKSESGR; this is translated from the coding sequence ATGGGACGCGAATTTGTAGAAATATTTGATGAGTGGGTTCATACTTACGACGATTCAGTTTATGGAAAAGATAAAGAATATGAAGATGTTTTCGTAAAATACGATGAAATATTGCAGGCTGTCGCCGATTTGGCCATCAGTCCGGTAGTGGAATTTGGAGTAGGCACTGGAAACCTGACGGAGAAACTTTTGGTACGCGGGCTTGAAGTAACAGGAATTGAACCAAACGAGGCCATGCGCGAAGTAACTGCTGGAAAATTAGCTGATTTAAAATTAATAGACGGAGATTTTTTGCAGTTTGATGATAACATTAAAGCGAAAACCTTTGTCAGCACTTACGCTTTCCATCATTTGACCGATGAAGAAAAAGCTCAGGCGTTCCAACTGTATGCGGAAAAGCTTCCAGCAGGCGGCAAAGTGGTGTTTGCGGACACGGTGTTTGAATCCCTGGAAGCAAAACAGCAGAAAATTGAATTTGAAGCATCTCGCGGGTATGTTAATCTTGTAGAAGATTTAAACCGCGAATACTACACGACGCTTCCGGCAATGAAAGAGTTGATCGAAGCGGCAGGCTTTTCAGTTGAGTTCACTCGATTGAACGGGTATGTTTGGTTAATAGACGCGACTAAGAAAAGCGAAAGCGGCCGTTAA
- a CDS encoding YczE/YyaS/YitT family protein, with protein MGRAFFYRWLFFISGLIVLALGFTMIIKADKLGISPWDVLNVGLFKNFGLSIGTWAIIVGLAVIVSTMLFTRKFPQIGTFLNMLLIGVFIDVFNWLIPDIETLIGQILIFLVGITISGYGVGLYVSPRIGAGPRDSLMLIVVEKTGLSITVVRAGIEITVAFIGWMLGGPVGIGTVAVALLTGRIVQISLPQFERLLKKIIDKKDSVPPVLKI; from the coding sequence ATGGGACGCGCTTTTTTTTATCGGTGGCTGTTTTTCATTAGTGGACTTATTGTTTTAGCATTAGGCTTTACCATGATCATCAAAGCGGACAAACTTGGCATCAGTCCTTGGGATGTATTGAATGTCGGCCTCTTCAAGAATTTCGGCCTTAGTATCGGCACATGGGCAATTATAGTGGGTCTTGCGGTTATCGTTTCCACGATGCTGTTCACACGGAAATTCCCGCAAATCGGCACATTCTTGAATATGCTGCTGATTGGAGTTTTCATTGATGTATTCAATTGGCTGATACCGGATATTGAAACGCTGATTGGACAAATACTCATTTTTCTTGTGGGGATCACCATTTCCGGGTATGGCGTCGGCCTTTATGTGTCACCAAGAATCGGAGCTGGCCCGCGTGACAGCCTGATGCTGATTGTGGTTGAAAAGACCGGACTCAGCATTACAGTGGTCCGTGCAGGCATTGAAATCACAGTCGCGTTTATCGGTTGGATGCTCGGTGGGCCGGTCGGAATCGGAACGGTCGCCGTCGCCTTATTGACCGGCCGAATCGTGCAAATTTCATTGCCTCAATTCGAAAGGCTGTTAAAGAAAATTATTGATAAAAAAGATAGCGTACCCCCAGTCCTTAAAATTTAA